The Lysobacter gummosus genome includes a region encoding these proteins:
- the iadA gene encoding beta-aspartyl-peptidase gives MSNPAMTEHPTNEPALRLLLNAQVYGPQALGRQNLLLGGGKILWMGIDTPDLPAQLPVETIDLQGRRLIPGLIDGHVHVTGGGGEAGFRTRVPAPMLSRYTRAGVTSVVGLLGTDDLARGTRELVAGIYALREEGLNAWGYCGGYHLPPTTLTGSVRGDVVFIEPLIGVGEIAISDHRSSQPTLDELLKLASEAHVAGLMTNKAGIVHLHLGDGPRGLELVRQALDISELPARVFNPTHVNRRKALFEEAVELARRGCHVDLTAFPVEEGEDAWTAEEALIRYLDSGAPPERISVSSDAGGCLACFDEHGRMCGMGVGESGALLDCLNAVLARGVDLERALPAFTLNPARLLRLPGKGLIAAGADADLVALDVNGAAFDVFIAGRAHLRDGAVLRRGNFEA, from the coding sequence ATGAGTAACCCCGCCATGACCGAGCACCCCACCAACGAACCCGCGCTGCGCCTGCTGCTCAACGCCCAGGTCTACGGGCCGCAAGCGCTGGGCCGGCAGAACCTGTTGCTCGGCGGCGGCAAGATTCTGTGGATGGGCATCGACACGCCCGACCTTCCGGCGCAGCTCCCGGTCGAGACCATCGACCTGCAAGGCCGGCGCCTGATTCCGGGCCTGATCGACGGCCACGTCCACGTCACCGGCGGCGGCGGCGAAGCCGGGTTCCGCACCCGCGTGCCGGCGCCGATGCTGTCGCGCTACACCCGCGCCGGCGTCACCAGCGTGGTCGGGCTGCTCGGCACCGACGACCTCGCGCGCGGCACCCGCGAGCTGGTCGCCGGCATCTACGCGCTGCGCGAGGAGGGCCTCAACGCATGGGGCTACTGCGGCGGCTATCACCTGCCGCCGACCACGCTGACCGGCAGCGTGCGCGGCGATGTGGTGTTCATCGAGCCGCTGATCGGCGTGGGCGAGATCGCGATCAGCGATCATCGCTCCAGCCAGCCCACGCTCGATGAGCTGCTGAAACTGGCCTCGGAAGCGCACGTCGCCGGCTTGATGACCAACAAGGCCGGCATCGTCCACCTGCACCTGGGCGACGGCCCGCGCGGCCTGGAACTGGTGCGGCAGGCGCTGGACATCAGCGAACTGCCTGCGCGCGTGTTCAACCCGACCCACGTCAACCGGCGCAAGGCGCTGTTCGAGGAAGCGGTGGAACTGGCGCGGCGCGGCTGCCATGTCGATCTGACCGCATTCCCGGTCGAAGAAGGCGAGGACGCCTGGACCGCGGAGGAAGCGCTGATCCGCTACCTCGACAGCGGCGCGCCGCCCGAGCGCATCAGCGTGAGCTCCGATGCCGGCGGCTGCCTGGCCTGCTTCGACGAACACGGCCGGATGTGCGGCATGGGCGTGGGCGAATCGGGCGCCTTGCTCGACTGCCTGAACGCGGTGCTGGCGCGCGGCGTCGATCTGGAGCGCGCGCTGCCGGCCTTCACTCTCAATCCGGCGCGCCTGCTGCGGCTGCCCGGCAAGGGCCTGATCGCCGCCGGCGCCGACGCCGATCTGGTCGCGCTGGACGTAAACGGCGCCGCCTTCGACGTGTTCATCGCCGGCCGGGCCCATCTGCGCGACGGCGCGGTGCTGCGGCGTGGTAATTTCGAAGCCTGA
- a CDS encoding response regulator transcription factor: MRVLLVEDDPHTAAFIAKGLREDGHTVDLADNGKDGLFLATTENVDAIVLDRMLPALDGLTLLQTLRGAGNRTPVLLLTALGEVDHRVEGLRAGADDYLVKPFAYAELSARLDSVLRRGSSGGSEPTRLRVADLELDLLSREARRGDKRIELQPREFRLLEYLMRQAERVVTRTMLLEAVWDYHFDPQTNVIDVHISRLRQKIDQGYPRPLLHTVRGAGYRLGV; encoded by the coding sequence ATGCGCGTCCTGCTCGTCGAAGACGATCCCCATACCGCTGCCTTCATCGCCAAAGGCCTGCGCGAAGACGGGCACACCGTCGATCTTGCCGACAACGGCAAGGACGGCCTGTTCCTGGCCACCACCGAGAACGTGGATGCGATCGTGCTCGACCGCATGCTGCCGGCGCTCGACGGCCTGACCCTGCTGCAGACCCTGCGCGGCGCCGGCAATCGCACGCCGGTGCTGCTGCTGACCGCGCTGGGCGAAGTCGATCACCGCGTCGAGGGCCTGCGCGCCGGTGCCGACGATTATCTGGTCAAGCCCTTCGCCTATGCCGAACTCAGCGCGCGCCTGGACAGCGTCCTGCGCCGCGGCAGCTCCGGAGGCAGCGAGCCCACCCGCCTGCGCGTGGCCGATCTGGAACTGGATCTTCTCAGCCGCGAAGCCCGCCGCGGCGACAAGCGCATCGAACTGCAGCCGCGCGAATTCCGCCTGCTGGAATACCTGATGCGCCAGGCCGAACGCGTGGTCACCCGCACCATGCTGCTGGAAGCAGTGTGGGACTATCACTTCGACCCGCAGACCAACGTCATCGACGTGCACATCAGCCGCCTGCGCCAGAAGATCGATCAAGGCTATCCGCGCCCGCTGCTGCACACCGTGCGCGGCGCCGGTTACCGGCTGGGCGTATGA
- a CDS encoding DMT family transporter, with protein sequence MNIGYFYLAIAIAAEVVATSALKASDGFTKTGPTILVAAGYGVAFYFLSLVLKTVPVGVAYAVWSGVGIVLIALIGWLFMKQALDAGALAGIGLIVAGVIVIQLFSKAAAH encoded by the coding sequence ATGAACATCGGCTACTTCTACCTGGCCATCGCCATCGCCGCCGAGGTCGTCGCCACCAGCGCGCTCAAGGCTTCGGACGGATTCACCAAAACCGGGCCGACGATCCTTGTCGCCGCCGGCTACGGGGTCGCGTTCTATTTCCTGTCGCTGGTGCTCAAGACCGTGCCGGTCGGCGTCGCCTACGCGGTGTGGTCGGGCGTGGGCATCGTGCTGATCGCCCTGATCGGCTGGCTGTTCATGAAACAGGCCCTGGATGCGGGCGCGCTGGCCGGCATCGGCCTGATCGTCGCCGGCGTCATCGTGATCCAGCTATTCTCGAAAGCGGCCGCGCACTAG
- the trpE gene encoding anthranilate synthase component I, whose product MISHELFQQQAANGYTRIPVVREVLSDLDTPLSVYLKLADGPHTYLFESVEGGERFGRYSIIGLPAQRVYAFAGHTLFVSEHGELIESRVVEDPFAEVERLRTEYRVPKIDGLPGFTGGLVGWFGFECIQYIEKRLAGPGPDGAHKPDELGTPDILLMQSEEIAVFDNLKGRLYLIVHADPREPQAYARANRRLDQLVHRLRIGGASYPETLDPAGLDEGDFVSGFTREGFIEAVEKSKELIRAGDIFQVVLSQRLSVPFKARPVDVYRALRALNPSPYMYFLDVGGTQVVGSSPEILVRLQDGEVTVRPIAGTRPRGKTVEEDNALEAELLADPKERAEHLMLIDLGRNDVGRVSLPGTVEVGEQFGIERYSHVMHIVSEVTGKLKADMSYMDVLRATFPAGTVSGAPKIRALEVIREFEPVKRNVYSGAVGYIGWHGDADTAIAIRTAVIQDGRLHVQAGAGIVYDSDPQKEWEETMSKGRALFRAVAEAARGL is encoded by the coding sequence GTGATTTCGCACGAACTCTTCCAGCAACAGGCTGCTAACGGCTACACCCGTATTCCCGTCGTGCGCGAGGTCCTGTCCGACCTCGATACGCCGCTGTCGGTCTATCTCAAACTCGCCGACGGCCCGCACACTTACCTGTTCGAATCGGTCGAAGGCGGCGAGCGCTTCGGCCGCTACTCGATCATCGGCCTGCCCGCGCAGCGCGTGTACGCCTTCGCCGGCCACACCCTGTTCGTCAGCGAGCACGGCGAGCTGATCGAAAGCCGCGTGGTCGAAGACCCCTTCGCCGAAGTCGAACGTCTGCGCACCGAATACCGCGTGCCGAAGATCGACGGCCTGCCCGGCTTCACCGGCGGCCTGGTCGGCTGGTTCGGTTTCGAGTGCATCCAGTACATCGAAAAGCGCCTGGCCGGCCCAGGGCCGGACGGCGCGCACAAGCCCGATGAGCTCGGCACGCCCGATATCCTGCTGATGCAGAGCGAGGAAATCGCGGTATTCGACAATCTCAAGGGCCGCCTGTACCTGATCGTCCACGCCGATCCGCGCGAACCGCAGGCCTATGCGCGCGCCAACCGCCGTCTGGACCAGCTGGTGCACCGCCTGCGCATCGGCGGCGCCAGCTATCCGGAAACGCTCGACCCGGCGGGCCTGGACGAGGGCGACTTCGTCTCCGGCTTCACCCGCGAAGGCTTCATCGAGGCGGTGGAAAAATCCAAGGAACTCATCCGCGCCGGAGACATCTTCCAGGTGGTGCTGTCGCAGCGGCTCAGCGTGCCGTTCAAGGCGCGCCCGGTCGATGTGTACCGCGCGCTGCGCGCCTTGAATCCGTCGCCGTACATGTATTTCCTCGATGTCGGCGGCACCCAGGTGGTCGGCTCGTCGCCGGAAATCCTGGTGCGCCTGCAGGACGGCGAAGTCACCGTGCGGCCGATCGCCGGCACCCGCCCGCGCGGCAAGACGGTGGAAGAAGACAATGCGCTGGAAGCCGAATTGCTGGCCGATCCGAAGGAACGCGCCGAGCACCTGATGTTGATCGACCTGGGTCGCAACGATGTCGGTCGCGTCTCGCTGCCGGGCACGGTCGAGGTCGGCGAACAGTTCGGCATCGAGCGCTACAGCCACGTCATGCACATCGTCAGCGAAGTCACCGGCAAGCTGAAGGCCGACATGAGCTACATGGACGTGCTGCGCGCGACGTTCCCGGCCGGCACCGTCAGCGGCGCGCCGAAGATCCGCGCGCTGGAAGTGATCCGCGAGTTCGAGCCGGTCAAGCGCAACGTCTACTCCGGCGCGGTCGGCTACATCGGCTGGCACGGCGACGCCGACACCGCGATCGCGATCCGCACCGCGGTCATCCAGGACGGCCGCCTGCACGTGCAGGCCGGCGCCGGCATCGTCTACGACTCCGACCCGCAGAAGGAATGGGAAGAGACGATGAGCAAGGGGCGCGCGTTGTTCCGCGCGGTGGCCGAGGCGGCGCGGGGGCTCTGA
- the trpD gene encoding anthranilate phosphoribosyltransferase, which yields MPLTPQEALQRTIEHREIFHDEMVDLMRTIMRGEISPTMTAAILTGLRVKKETVGEIAGAATVLREFARPVEVADRTHLVDIVGTGGDGAHTFNISTASMFVVAASGAKVAKHGNRSVSSKSGSADVLEALGAVIELQPEQVGRCIEQAGIGFMFAPVHHPAMKVVSPVRREMGVRTLFNILGPLTNPANAPSILMGVFHPDLVGIQVRVLQELGAQRALVVWGRDGMDEISLGAGSLVGELRDGVVREYEVHPEDFGIAMAASRNLRVNDAEESKAMLLQALENRDGLPREIVALNSGAALYVAGVVESIAEGIDLARKSLASGAARAKLDEFVALTQRLAVG from the coding sequence ATGCCCCTGACTCCGCAAGAAGCCCTGCAACGCACCATCGAGCACCGCGAGATCTTCCACGACGAGATGGTCGATCTGATGCGCACCATCATGCGCGGCGAAATTTCCCCGACCATGACCGCGGCGATCCTGACCGGGTTGCGGGTGAAGAAGGAAACCGTCGGCGAAATCGCCGGCGCGGCGACCGTGCTGCGCGAATTCGCGCGGCCGGTGGAGGTCGCCGACCGGACCCATCTGGTCGATATCGTCGGCACCGGCGGCGACGGCGCGCACACCTTCAATATTTCCACCGCGAGCATGTTCGTGGTCGCCGCCAGCGGCGCCAAGGTCGCCAAGCACGGCAACCGCAGCGTGTCGTCCAAGTCCGGCAGTGCCGATGTGCTCGAAGCATTGGGCGCGGTGATCGAGCTGCAACCCGAGCAGGTCGGCCGCTGCATCGAACAAGCCGGCATCGGCTTCATGTTCGCGCCGGTGCACCATCCGGCGATGAAGGTGGTGTCGCCGGTGCGGCGCGAGATGGGCGTGCGCACCTTGTTCAATATTCTCGGGCCGCTGACCAATCCCGCCAACGCGCCCAGCATCCTGATGGGCGTGTTCCATCCCGACCTGGTCGGCATCCAGGTGCGCGTGCTGCAGGAACTGGGCGCGCAACGCGCCCTGGTGGTGTGGGGGCGCGATGGGATGGACGAAATCTCGCTGGGCGCCGGTTCGCTGGTCGGCGAACTGCGCGACGGCGTGGTGCGCGAGTACGAGGTGCATCCGGAAGATTTCGGGATCGCGATGGCGGCCAGCCGCAATCTGCGCGTGAACGATGCGGAGGAATCCAAGGCGATGCTGTTGCAGGCGCTGGAGAATCGCGATGGGCTGCCGCGGGAGATCGTGGCGCTGAATTCCGGTGCGGCGTTGTATGTGGCGGGGGTGGTGGAGAGTATTGCGGAAGGGATCGATTTGGCGCGTAAGTCGCTGGCCTCCGGTGCGGCTCGGGCCAAGTTGGATGAGTTTGTTGCGTTGACTCAGCGGTTGGCGGTGGGGTGA
- a CDS encoding phosphoribosylaminoimidazolesuccinocarboxamide synthase — protein sequence MTTTLLQSELPGLPLRHRGKVRDVFDLPADRLPAGAAPGGDCLLMVATDRLSAFDVVLPDPIPGKGEMLCQISNFWFGKTAHIIPNHLTGIDVAAVLPQGVDAALYAKRAVVTKRLKPVAIECIARGYVIGSGWKDYQRTGRISGIALPSGLRQAEKLAEPIFTPSTKAAVGDHDENIDFDTAVRTVGAELAEAVRDATLRLYRFAADFAAERGILLADTKFEFGTDADGRLYVMDEMLTPDSSRYWPADEYQVGTSPPSYDKQFVRDYLETLGWDKTPPGPNLPAEVIERTRAKYAEALLKLAGISVD from the coding sequence TTGACGACCACACTGCTGCAATCCGAACTGCCCGGCCTGCCCTTGCGCCACCGCGGCAAAGTCCGCGATGTCTTCGATCTGCCCGCCGACCGCCTGCCCGCGGGCGCCGCTCCCGGCGGCGACTGCCTGCTGATGGTCGCCACCGACCGGCTCAGCGCCTTCGACGTGGTCCTGCCCGACCCGATCCCGGGCAAGGGCGAGATGCTGTGCCAGATCAGCAATTTCTGGTTCGGCAAGACCGCGCACATCATCCCTAACCACCTCACCGGCATCGACGTCGCGGCGGTGCTGCCGCAGGGCGTGGACGCCGCGCTCTACGCCAAACGCGCGGTGGTGACCAAACGGCTCAAGCCGGTGGCGATCGAATGCATCGCCCGCGGCTACGTGATCGGCAGCGGCTGGAAGGATTACCAGCGCACCGGCCGGATCAGCGGCATCGCCCTGCCCAGCGGCCTGCGCCAGGCCGAGAAGCTGGCCGAGCCGATCTTCACCCCCTCGACCAAGGCGGCGGTGGGCGATCACGACGAAAACATCGACTTCGACACCGCGGTGCGCACGGTCGGCGCCGAGTTGGCCGAAGCGGTGCGCGACGCGACCTTGCGGCTGTACCGTTTCGCCGCCGATTTCGCCGCCGAGCGCGGGATTCTTCTGGCCGACACCAAGTTCGAATTCGGCACCGACGCCGACGGCCGTCTGTACGTGATGGACGAGATGCTGACGCCGGATTCCTCGCGTTACTGGCCGGCCGACGAATATCAGGTCGGCACCAGCCCGCCGAGCTACGACAAGCAGTTCGTGCGCGACTATCTGGAGACGCTGGGCTGGGACAAGACCCCGCCGGGGCCGAATCTGCCGGCGGAAGTGATCGAGCGCACGCGGGCGAAGTACGCCGAGGCCTTGCTGAAGTTGGCGGGGATTTCGGTGGATTGA
- a CDS encoding anthranilate synthase component II, which translates to MSVLMIDNYDSFTYNLVQYLQALGADVKVIRNDELSVEEIEKLAPERIVISPGPSTPDHAGVSLEVIRRLGERTPILGVCLGHQSLGQAYGGQVIRAKRIMHGKTSAIRHEGLGVFAGLPDRYEATRYHSLVVERETLPAHLEVTAWTEYDDGGFEEIMGLRHREHPVEGVQFHPESIKTEHGYALLRNFLER; encoded by the coding sequence ATGTCCGTTCTGATGATCGACAACTACGACAGCTTTACCTACAACCTCGTGCAGTATCTGCAGGCGCTCGGCGCGGACGTGAAGGTGATCCGCAACGATGAATTGTCGGTGGAGGAAATCGAGAAACTCGCGCCCGAGCGCATCGTGATTTCGCCCGGCCCGAGCACGCCCGACCACGCCGGCGTGTCCCTCGAGGTGATCCGTCGGCTCGGCGAGCGCACGCCGATCCTCGGCGTGTGCCTGGGCCACCAGAGCCTGGGCCAGGCTTACGGCGGCCAGGTGATCCGCGCCAAGCGGATCATGCACGGCAAGACCTCGGCGATCCGCCACGAGGGCCTGGGCGTGTTCGCCGGCCTGCCCGACCGCTACGAAGCCACCCGCTATCACTCGCTGGTGGTGGAGCGCGAAACGCTGCCGGCGCATCTGGAAGTCACCGCCTGGACCGAATACGACGACGGCGGCTTCGAGGAAATCATGGGCCTGCGCCATCGCGAGCACCCGGTGGAGGGCGTGCAATTCCATCCCGAATCGATCAAGACCGAGCACGGCTACGCGCTGCTGCGCAATTTCCTGGAGCGGTGA
- the rpe gene encoding ribulose-phosphate 3-epimerase, with amino-acid sequence MSLQSTVIAPSILSANFAKLGEEVDNVLKAGADWVHFDVMDNHYVPNLTIGPLVCEALRKHGVTAPIDVHLMVDPVDRIVPDFAKAGASTISFHPEASLHVHRTIQLIKSHGCGAGLVLNPATPIEVLDWVLEDLDLVLLMSVNPGFGGQSFIPSALDKLRRVRERIDNSGRAIRLEIDGGVKADNIAEIAAAGADTFVAGSAIFNAPGADQHGYDEIVRRMKDAVAAVRK; translated from the coding sequence ATGTCCCTGCAATCCACCGTCATCGCCCCTTCGATCCTTTCGGCCAACTTCGCCAAGCTCGGCGAGGAAGTGGACAACGTGCTCAAGGCCGGCGCCGACTGGGTCCATTTCGACGTGATGGACAACCATTACGTGCCCAACCTGACCATCGGCCCGCTGGTCTGCGAAGCGCTGCGCAAGCACGGGGTGACCGCGCCGATCGACGTGCACCTGATGGTCGATCCGGTCGACCGCATCGTCCCGGACTTCGCCAAGGCCGGCGCCAGCACCATCAGCTTCCATCCCGAAGCCAGCCTGCACGTGCATCGCACCATCCAGCTGATCAAGTCGCACGGCTGCGGCGCGGGCCTGGTGTTGAACCCGGCCACGCCGATCGAAGTGCTGGACTGGGTGCTGGAGGATCTGGATCTGGTGCTGCTGATGTCGGTCAACCCGGGCTTCGGCGGCCAGAGCTTCATCCCGTCGGCGCTGGACAAGCTGCGCCGCGTGCGCGAGCGCATCGACAACAGCGGGCGCGCGATCCGACTGGAGATCGACGGCGGGGTGAAGGCGGACAACATCGCCGAGATCGCCGCCGCTGGCGCCGATACCTTCGTTGCGGGCTCGGCGATCTTCAATGCGCCGGGGGCGGATCAGCACGGTTATGACGAGATCGTGCGCCGGATGAAGGATGCGGTGGCTGCGGTGCGCAAGTAA
- the rraA gene encoding ribonuclease E activity regulator RraA, with protein sequence MNTCDLCDLHEAQVRVLELPLRDYGGRIAFDGIVSTIKAYEDNALVREAVAEAGNGRVLVIDGGGSLRRAMLGDLLAAKAVENGWAGVVVFGAIRDSGALGAMELGVKALGTCPRKTDKRGQGLRDVEVEFGGVTIHPGEWLCADEDGVVLAHERLR encoded by the coding sequence ATGAACACCTGCGACCTGTGCGACCTCCACGAAGCGCAAGTGCGCGTGCTCGAACTGCCGCTGCGCGACTACGGCGGCCGCATCGCCTTCGACGGCATCGTCAGCACCATCAAGGCCTACGAAGACAACGCCCTGGTCCGCGAGGCGGTGGCCGAGGCCGGCAACGGCCGGGTGCTGGTGATCGACGGCGGCGGCTCGCTGCGGCGGGCGATGCTCGGCGATCTGCTCGCGGCCAAGGCGGTCGAGAACGGTTGGGCCGGGGTGGTCGTGTTCGGCGCGATCCGCGACAGCGGCGCGCTCGGCGCGATGGAGCTGGGCGTCAAGGCGCTGGGCACTTGTCCGCGCAAGACCGACAAGCGCGGACAGGGATTGCGCGATGTCGAGGTCGAATTCGGTGGGGTGACGATCCATCCGGGCGAGTGGCTGTGCGCGGACGAGGATGGCGTGGTGTTGGCGCACGAGCGGTTGCGCTGA
- a CDS encoding J domain-containing protein, with protein sequence MKRWYGKLLGFFAGAALLRGNPFLGAVIGVLIGHAFDTDWFKLRGDNPYAVLGLTLEATDAEVDQAYRRLMAQYHPDRVAQAAPDIRQQAETKAREINRAYDRIKTLRRR encoded by the coding sequence ATGAAGCGTTGGTACGGCAAATTGCTGGGATTCTTCGCCGGCGCGGCCCTGCTGCGCGGCAACCCGTTCCTGGGCGCGGTGATCGGGGTGCTGATCGGCCACGCCTTCGACACCGACTGGTTCAAGCTGCGCGGCGACAACCCCTACGCGGTGCTGGGCCTGACCCTGGAGGCCACCGACGCCGAGGTCGATCAGGCCTACCGCCGGCTGATGGCGCAATACCACCCCGACCGGGTCGCCCAGGCCGCGCCCGACATCCGCCAGCAGGCCGAGACCAAGGCGCGTGAGATCAACCGCGCCTACGACCGCATCAAGACCCTGCGTAGGCGCTGA
- a CDS encoding antibiotic biosynthesis monooxygenase family protein, translated as MSASFATPPKPPYYAVIFSSLRTDQGDDAYGEAAARMVELAAQQPGYLGVESTRGADGFGITVSYWIDEASILGWKRNLEHTAIRERGRKEWYQQFELRVAKVERAYGWSRSDAPRSPVHE; from the coding sequence ATGTCAGCCAGCTTCGCCACCCCACCCAAGCCGCCGTACTACGCGGTGATCTTCAGCTCCCTGCGCACCGACCAGGGCGACGACGCCTACGGCGAAGCCGCCGCGCGCATGGTCGAACTGGCCGCGCAGCAACCCGGTTACCTCGGCGTGGAATCCACCCGTGGCGCGGACGGCTTCGGCATCACCGTCAGCTACTGGATCGACGAAGCCTCGATCCTGGGCTGGAAGCGCAACCTGGAACACACCGCGATCCGCGAGCGCGGCCGCAAGGAGTGGTATCAGCAGTTCGAACTGCGTGTGGCCAAGGTCGAACGCGCTTATGGTTGGAGCCGCAGCGACGCACCGCGCAGCCCCGTCCATGAGTAA
- a CDS encoding sensor histidine kinase — MRLMPRSTSARLALAVTASFLLAFVLLGFGVHYAVSAMLIQDARELVRVDAAGLVEMYQDDGRAALLGELRDRIGSGEDPDAVYALTAPDGRVVAGNTALPIHRQGARWIEFTEHGDDGDLRVVAQLQRLPDGTTLLTGTRTRSQDRFLSLMLRTALAAFVVAATLGALIGWMTSRWVSRRLRHLDGTAERVGSGELGLRARLDGSDDAFDRLARRFNGMLDRIEELLGGVRHATDHIAHDLRTPLTRLRNRLEEVRRREQGAEAGVQLDAAIGETDQLLHSFGALLRLARIEAQPPVHDEPMLDLSDLARDAAELYTPIAGERGIALNTQLPAPGEAAVRGDADQLFQMLVNLLDNAVKYAPADTEVRLSVLRERGAIAVQIDDRGPGIPAADRERVFDRFQRLETHRGSPGTGLGMSLVRAIVHRHGGHIALFDNAPGLRVRVTLGEAAA, encoded by the coding sequence ATGCGCCTGATGCCGCGCTCGACCAGCGCGCGCCTGGCCCTGGCGGTGACTGCCTCGTTCCTGCTCGCCTTCGTGCTGCTCGGCTTCGGCGTGCACTACGCGGTGTCGGCGATGCTGATCCAGGACGCGCGCGAACTGGTGCGCGTGGACGCCGCCGGTCTGGTCGAGATGTACCAGGACGACGGCCGCGCCGCGCTGCTGGGCGAATTACGCGACCGCATCGGCTCGGGCGAAGACCCCGACGCGGTGTACGCGCTGACCGCGCCCGACGGCCGCGTGGTCGCCGGCAACACCGCGCTGCCGATCCATCGTCAGGGCGCGCGCTGGATCGAATTCACCGAGCACGGCGACGACGGCGACCTGCGCGTGGTCGCGCAATTGCAGCGCCTGCCCGACGGCACCACCCTGCTGACCGGCACCCGCACGCGCAGCCAGGATCGCTTTCTGTCGTTGATGCTGCGCACCGCGCTGGCCGCGTTCGTGGTCGCCGCCACCCTGGGCGCGCTGATCGGCTGGATGACCTCGCGCTGGGTCTCGCGCCGGCTTCGCCATCTGGACGGCACCGCCGAACGCGTGGGCAGCGGCGAACTCGGACTGCGCGCGCGCCTGGACGGCAGCGACGACGCCTTCGATCGGCTCGCGCGCCGCTTCAACGGCATGCTCGACCGGATCGAGGAACTGCTCGGCGGCGTGCGCCATGCCACCGATCACATCGCCCACGATCTGCGCACGCCGCTGACGCGTTTGCGCAACCGCCTGGAGGAAGTGCGCCGGCGCGAGCAGGGCGCCGAGGCCGGCGTCCAACTCGATGCGGCGATAGGCGAAACCGACCAGTTGCTGCATTCCTTCGGCGCGCTGCTGCGGCTGGCGCGGATCGAGGCGCAGCCGCCGGTGCACGACGAGCCGATGCTGGACTTGTCCGATCTGGCCCGCGACGCGGCCGAGCTGTACACGCCGATCGCCGGCGAACGCGGCATCGCCTTGAACACGCAACTGCCCGCGCCGGGCGAGGCGGCGGTGCGCGGCGATGCCGACCAGTTGTTCCAGATGCTGGTCAATCTGCTCGACAACGCTGTGAAGTACGCGCCGGCCGACACCGAAGTGCGCTTGAGCGTGCTGCGCGAACGCGGCGCGATCGCGGTGCAGATCGACGATCGCGGCCCGGGCATTCCCGCCGCCGACCGCGAGCGCGTGTTCGACCGCTTCCAGCGCCTGGAAACCCATCGCGGCTCGCCCGGCACCGGCCTGGGCATGAGCCTGGTGCGCGCGATCGTGCACCGCCACGGCGGCCATATCGCCTTGTTCGACAACGCCCCCGGCCTGCGCGTGCGGGTCACGCTGGGCGAAGCGGCGGCCTGA
- the yegS gene encoding lipid kinase YegS: protein MTSPRWRLILNGKSAGDDTLREAVAALRDRGVVLDVRVTWEGGDAERYVAEAIADGVTTLIAAGGDGTLSEVATTLAHRDEAADALPSLGLVPLGTANDFASAALIPTDPALALDLIHRQPPRPIDLIRLQAPDGLHWAANLASGGFGTQVTIETDAGLKKMLGGLAYLVTGISKLGKIEPIRARLHGEDFEWEGEFIALGIGNGKQAGGGQVLCPDALIDDGLLDVTVVPDLSGEVGATARTLLTEGKHAALDRVATRAQLRWVEIESLKSLTLNLDGEPVQSHHFRIDCIPARVRMHLPADCPLLSAVARAAVAAGATAAADDPVA, encoded by the coding sequence ATGACCTCACCGCGCTGGCGTTTGATCCTCAACGGCAAATCGGCCGGCGACGACACCCTGCGCGAAGCGGTCGCGGCCTTGCGCGACCGCGGCGTCGTCCTCGATGTGCGGGTCACCTGGGAAGGCGGCGACGCCGAGCGCTACGTCGCCGAGGCCATCGCCGACGGCGTGACCACCCTCATCGCCGCCGGCGGCGACGGCACGCTCAGCGAAGTGGCGACCACGCTGGCGCATCGCGATGAGGCGGCCGATGCGCTGCCCAGCCTCGGCCTGGTGCCGCTCGGCACCGCGAACGATTTCGCCAGCGCCGCGCTGATTCCCACCGATCCGGCGCTGGCGCTGGATCTGATCCATCGCCAGCCGCCGCGGCCGATCGACCTGATCCGGCTGCAGGCGCCCGATGGCCTGCACTGGGCCGCCAATCTGGCCAGCGGCGGGTTCGGTACGCAGGTGACGATCGAGACCGATGCGGGGTTGAAGAAGATGCTGGGAGGACTGGCTTATCTGGTCACCGGCATCTCCAAACTCGGCAAGATCGAGCCGATCCGCGCGCGCCTGCACGGCGAGGATTTCGAATGGGAAGGCGAGTTCATCGCCCTGGGCATCGGCAACGGCAAGCAGGCCGGCGGCGGCCAGGTGCTGTGTCCGGACGCCCTGATCGACGACGGCCTGCTCGATGTGACCGTGGTTCCGGATCTGTCCGGCGAAGTCGGCGCGACCGCGCGCACCTTGCTGACCGAAGGCAAGCACGCCGCGCTGGACCGCGTCGCCACGCGCGCGCAACTGCGCTGGGTCGAGATCGAATCGCTGAAATCGCTGACCCTCAATCTCGACGGCGAACCGGTCCAGTCGCATCACTTCCGCATCGACTGCATCCCGGCGCGCGTGCGCATGCACCTGCCGGCCGACTGTCCGCTGCTGTCGGCGGTCGCGCGCGCCGCCGTCGCCGCCGGTGCGACCGCCGCGGCCGACGATCCGGTCGCCTGA